A genomic window from Paucibacter sp. KCTC 42545 includes:
- a CDS encoding DUF885 domain-containing protein codes for MLKRFLAVALAFPVLSAQAAQAPQPAVAAAAKAATTAPSRLLHQIGERYFEAGLQLDPLRASELLGEARFEDKLSIDIAPAHLRRERQLQQQLLRELSALPQDQLPEPERLSLALLQRQAEDQLAALAFPAELLPIDHYGGMPVTLAQLGTGQGVQVLSSEANYRHFLKRLQALPAWNAQAMTNMREGMRRGIVQPRALTERAIETLRPLAEADAEHSAFTLPLRQFPAHFTPAQRQRLSQAYRKTWREQLQPSMAALLRFLQQDYLPHTRESAGLGALPNGAAWYAMRVREATTTALTPEAIHQLGLAEVARIHAEMDKLKPQLGGSGPLSAFLAEYNQRPAMRPFKTDAEVLAAYAAINQKVEAQLPRLFKLRPKAALEIRAEPEISKATASAHYMSAASDGSRPGVFFEVITAPGDIATTGMTSLFLHEGQPGHHFQIALQAESALPRFRRYSGNDAFIEGWALYAESLGHEMGLYANDADALLGHLSADLHRAVRLVTDTGLHAKGWTREQSMRYMMDAEGIDEADARRSTERYMAWPGQALAYKIGALKIRELRDLAQARLGADFSYADFHEQILGDGALPLDLLEAKLKQWLARQSK; via the coding sequence ATGCTGAAGCGTTTTCTCGCAGTCGCCCTCGCCTTCCCCGTCCTGAGCGCCCAGGCAGCACAGGCCCCACAGCCAGCCGTAGCTGCCGCAGCGAAAGCAGCCACCACAGCGCCCTCGCGACTGCTGCATCAGATCGGTGAACGCTACTTCGAAGCTGGCTTGCAGCTCGACCCGCTGCGAGCCAGCGAGTTGCTGGGCGAAGCCCGCTTTGAGGACAAGCTCAGCATCGATATCGCCCCCGCGCATCTGCGCCGCGAGCGCCAGCTGCAGCAACAACTGCTGCGCGAACTGAGCGCCCTGCCGCAGGACCAACTGCCAGAGCCCGAGCGCCTGAGCTTGGCCCTGCTGCAGCGCCAAGCAGAAGATCAACTCGCGGCACTGGCATTCCCTGCCGAGCTGCTGCCCATCGACCATTACGGCGGCATGCCCGTCACCCTGGCCCAGCTGGGCACCGGCCAAGGCGTGCAGGTCTTGAGCAGCGAAGCCAATTACCGCCATTTCCTCAAGCGTCTGCAGGCCTTGCCGGCCTGGAACGCGCAGGCGATGACGAATATGCGCGAGGGCATGCGCCGCGGCATCGTCCAGCCGCGCGCGTTGACCGAGCGGGCCATCGAAACCCTGCGCCCGCTGGCCGAGGCGGATGCCGAGCACAGCGCCTTCACCCTGCCGCTGCGCCAATTCCCGGCCCACTTCACGCCCGCGCAACGCCAGCGCTTGAGCCAGGCCTATCGCAAGACCTGGCGCGAGCAGCTGCAGCCCTCGATGGCCGCCTTGCTGCGCTTTTTGCAGCAGGACTATCTGCCGCATACCCGCGAAAGCGCCGGCCTGGGTGCGCTGCCCAATGGCGCAGCCTGGTACGCCATGCGGGTGCGCGAGGCCACCACCACGGCGCTGACGCCCGAGGCCATCCACCAGCTGGGCCTGGCCGAGGTGGCGCGCATCCATGCGGAGATGGACAAGCTCAAACCCCAGCTGGGCGGCAGCGGGCCGCTGAGCGCCTTCCTGGCCGAATACAACCAGCGCCCCGCCATGCGCCCCTTCAAGACCGATGCCGAGGTGCTGGCCGCCTACGCCGCCATCAACCAAAAGGTGGAGGCGCAACTGCCGCGCCTGTTCAAGCTGCGCCCCAAGGCGGCGCTGGAAATTCGCGCCGAACCCGAGATCAGCAAGGCCACTGCCAGCGCGCACTACATGAGTGCCGCCAGCGATGGCTCGCGCCCCGGCGTGTTCTTCGAAGTCATCACCGCGCCGGGCGATATCGCCACCACCGGCATGACCAGCTTGTTCCTGCACGAAGGCCAGCCCGGCCATCATTTTCAGATTGCGCTGCAGGCCGAATCAGCCCTGCCGCGCTTTCGCCGCTACAGCGGCAACGATGCCTTCATCGAAGGCTGGGCCCTGTACGCCGAATCGCTGGGCCATGAGATGGGCTTGTACGCCAATGATGCCGACGCGCTGTTGGGCCACCTGAGCGCGGACCTGCACCGCGCCGTGCGCCTGGTCACCGACACCGGTCTGCACGCCAAAGGCTGGACGCGTGAGCAAAGCATGCGCTACATGATGGACGCGGAAGGCATTGACGAGGCCGACGCCCGCCGCTCTACCGAGCGCTATATGGCTTGGCCCGGCCAAGCCCTGGCCTACAAGATCGGCGCACTGAAAATTCGCGAACTGCGCGATCTGGCCCAGGCGCGCCTAGGCGCCGACTTCTCTTATGCCGACTTCCATGAGCAAATTCTGGGCGATGGCGCCCTGCCGCTGGATTTGCTGGAGGCCAAGCTCAAGCAGTGGCTGGCGCGCCAGAGCAAGTAA
- a CDS encoding DUF2252 domain-containing protein: MDPIAAIRHFNHGREPERLQLKYQRMRADPFAFFRGSCHLFHAQMPPDLPAAPLAWACGDVHLENFGSYKGDTRLVYFDLNDFDEAALAPASWDPLRLLVSLRLGLGSLGLGAADAEPLSQAFLSAYAAALAEGKAYWIETETASGLIADLLGSLQGRKRAAYLDKRCSGEGLQRRLKVDGKKTLPVTEAQRAEVQALMQQFAQTQSQAKPDFFELLDVARRVAGTGSLGLTRYVLLVAGKGGPDGQYLLDLKQAMPSALQPFSPAAQPAWADEAQRIVALQRRLQAVPVAFLQPVLFKQQAFVLRALQPTEDRVALRATQLKTGELATLVANFGQLLAWAQLRSAGREGSATADALIAFGQSRPQWQPALLQAAKACAEQALRDAEQFNQAYDQGAFSHA; encoded by the coding sequence ATGGATCCGATAGCAGCAATTCGCCATTTCAACCACGGCCGTGAACCCGAGCGTTTGCAGCTGAAGTACCAGCGCATGCGCGCCGACCCCTTTGCTTTTTTCCGCGGCAGCTGCCACTTGTTCCACGCGCAAATGCCGCCGGACTTGCCGGCCGCGCCGCTGGCCTGGGCCTGTGGCGACGTGCATCTGGAAAACTTCGGCAGCTACAAGGGCGACACCCGCCTGGTCTATTTCGACTTGAATGATTTCGATGAAGCCGCCTTGGCCCCGGCCAGCTGGGACCCGCTGCGTTTATTGGTCAGCTTGCGGCTGGGTCTGGGCAGCCTGGGCCTGGGCGCAGCCGATGCCGAGCCCTTGTCCCAAGCCTTCCTGAGTGCCTACGCCGCCGCCTTGGCCGAGGGCAAGGCCTACTGGATTGAAACCGAGACCGCGAGCGGCCTGATTGCCGATTTGCTGGGCAGCTTGCAGGGCCGCAAACGCGCGGCCTATCTGGACAAGCGCTGCAGCGGTGAGGGCTTGCAACGGCGCCTCAAGGTCGACGGCAAGAAGACCTTGCCGGTGACGGAAGCGCAGCGCGCCGAGGTGCAGGCCTTGATGCAGCAGTTCGCCCAGACTCAGTCCCAGGCCAAGCCTGATTTCTTTGAACTGCTGGATGTGGCGCGGCGGGTTGCCGGCACGGGCAGCCTGGGCCTGACGCGTTATGTGCTTTTGGTGGCGGGCAAGGGCGGGCCTGATGGCCAATATTTGCTCGACCTTAAGCAGGCCATGCCCTCGGCGCTGCAACCCTTTTCGCCTGCAGCCCAGCCGGCGTGGGCGGACGAGGCCCAGCGTATCGTGGCCTTGCAGCGGCGCTTGCAGGCCGTGCCGGTAGCGTTTCTGCAGCCCGTGCTGTTCAAGCAGCAGGCCTTTGTGTTGCGCGCCTTGCAGCCCACCGAGGACCGGGTGGCCTTGCGCGCCACGCAGCTGAAGACGGGTGAGCTGGCCACGCTGGTGGCAAATTTCGGCCAGTTGCTGGCCTGGGCGCAGCTGCGCAGCGCGGGCCGCGAGGGCTCGGCCACGGCCGACGCCTTGATCGCGTTTGGCCAGTCCCGCCCGCAGTGGCAGCCTGCGCTGCTCCAGGCCGCCAAGGCTTGCGCCGAGCAGGCGCTGCGTGACGCCGAGCAATTCAATCAGGCCTACGACCAGGGTGCCTTCAGCCATGCCTAG
- a CDS encoding ATP-binding protein — translation MSLARQLTVQIGAVIVLLLLCLALIAQLSIARLTSAQVPSILMRNVVLRATQQGQLFAQAQASVKRLHAAWLERAEALPPAQAERRFAELFERSADGVWRVKPALVDAKRRPTFYLQNGQGLSADERLRAVVSHDLLAEQGPALVPPFFSAYVDFVEKGLMVYSNGIDWGASATPATDNFDYPTMQGSDPKRNPQREQFWTPVYFDAEAKTWMVSVIAPLDWRGRWVGTVGHDISVDTLLNVPQDVENGSKAIILSHDGHLIAHPDLRERIAQAQGQLALAQLNDPVLDMAYAMIRSHVQSQASGADLGQGLALQSPDGAYWVAWAPIAGPDWWSVTLLEKARLDQRVRGAAYWILGFSLLALGLTLWMVRRVIRRLVKQPLGRLTGAVDTLAEQLAQDREIAPMVAGSSSDLRRLSSAFDALGAQLLARQRETQSQAQALQHEVTERRQAEGEVRQLNATLEDRVAQRTAALLQAQEELVRKETLAGLGSLVAGVAHELNTPIGNGLMAVDTARTAVEAALTQLQEQAQGLPLRRSALQANLQTVAQGLDLALGNLGRSASLVQDFKQVSVDRASLQRRLFDLKLVCDEVLHLLPYTLNARPQGKSLHSRGVLRVEVAADVQLDSYPGAFGQVLGNLVENAFVHGLANCQSESGGEVLIRLESLSNDQIVLSVSDNGGGIPLAHQSQVFKPFFTTKLGEGGSGLGLHLVHTLVSNVLGGSIELRSTPGQGTVFTLNLPRRAPQA, via the coding sequence ATGTCGCTTGCACGCCAGCTGACCGTGCAAATCGGTGCTGTCATCGTGCTCTTGCTGCTGTGTCTGGCGCTGATTGCGCAGCTGTCCATCGCCCGGCTGACCTCCGCCCAGGTGCCATCCATCCTGATGCGCAATGTGGTGTTGCGGGCCACTCAGCAGGGCCAGTTGTTCGCCCAGGCGCAGGCCAGTGTGAAGCGCCTGCATGCGGCCTGGCTGGAGCGTGCCGAGGCGCTGCCGCCAGCGCAGGCCGAGCGGCGTTTCGCTGAGCTGTTTGAGCGCTCGGCCGATGGTGTCTGGCGTGTCAAGCCGGCGCTGGTGGATGCCAAACGCCGGCCCACTTTTTATTTGCAGAACGGCCAAGGGTTGAGCGCGGATGAACGCCTGCGTGCCGTGGTCAGCCACGATTTGCTGGCCGAGCAAGGGCCGGCCCTGGTGCCACCGTTCTTCTCGGCCTATGTGGACTTTGTCGAGAAGGGCCTGATGGTCTATTCCAACGGCATCGACTGGGGGGCCAGCGCCACGCCGGCCACCGACAATTTCGACTACCCCACCATGCAGGGCTCGGACCCGAAGCGCAATCCGCAGCGCGAGCAGTTCTGGACCCCGGTCTATTTCGATGCCGAGGCCAAAACCTGGATGGTCTCGGTGATCGCGCCGCTGGACTGGCGGGGCCGCTGGGTCGGCACCGTCGGGCACGACATCAGCGTTGACACACTGCTGAACGTACCGCAAGACGTGGAGAACGGTAGCAAGGCCATCATCCTCAGCCATGATGGCCACCTGATTGCCCACCCCGATTTGCGCGAACGCATTGCTCAGGCCCAAGGCCAGCTGGCGCTGGCGCAACTCAATGACCCGGTGCTGGACATGGCTTACGCAATGATCCGCTCGCATGTCCAGAGCCAGGCTAGCGGCGCTGACCTGGGCCAGGGTCTGGCCTTGCAGTCGCCCGACGGCGCTTATTGGGTGGCCTGGGCGCCGATTGCCGGGCCCGATTGGTGGTCGGTGACCTTGCTGGAAAAGGCGCGCCTCGACCAGCGCGTGCGTGGCGCCGCGTATTGGATTCTGGGCTTCAGCCTGCTGGCCTTGGGGCTGACGCTGTGGATGGTGCGGCGTGTGATTCGGCGCCTGGTCAAGCAGCCTTTGGGTCGGCTCACCGGCGCGGTGGACACCTTGGCCGAACAGCTGGCGCAGGACCGTGAGATCGCGCCGATGGTGGCTGGCTCGTCCAGCGATTTGCGGCGTCTGAGTTCGGCCTTTGATGCGCTGGGCGCGCAGCTGCTGGCGCGCCAGCGCGAAACGCAATCGCAGGCGCAGGCCTTGCAACATGAGGTGACGGAGCGCCGTCAGGCCGAAGGCGAGGTGCGCCAGCTCAATGCCACGCTGGAAGACCGGGTGGCGCAGCGCACCGCCGCCTTGCTGCAAGCGCAGGAAGAACTGGTGCGCAAGGAAACGCTGGCCGGCTTGGGCTCGCTGGTGGCCGGCGTGGCGCATGAACTGAACACGCCCATCGGCAATGGCCTGATGGCGGTGGACACGGCGCGGACCGCTGTAGAAGCCGCACTCACGCAGCTGCAAGAGCAGGCGCAAGGCTTGCCACTGCGCCGCAGTGCCTTGCAGGCCAATTTGCAGACGGTGGCGCAAGGCCTGGACCTGGCGCTGGGCAATCTGGGCCGCTCGGCCAGCTTGGTGCAAGACTTCAAGCAAGTTTCGGTGGACCGCGCCAGCCTGCAGCGCCGCCTCTTCGATTTGAAGCTGGTGTGTGATGAGGTGCTGCATCTGCTGCCCTACACCCTCAACGCCCGGCCTCAGGGCAAGTCCCTGCACAGCCGCGGCGTCTTGCGGGTGGAGGTGGCGGCGGATGTGCAGCTGGACAGCTACCCCGGCGCCTTCGGCCAGGTGCTGGGCAATCTGGTGGAGAACGCCTTTGTGCACGGCCTGGCCAACTGCCAGAGCGAAAGCGGCGGCGAGGTTTTGATCCGCCTGGAATCACTGAGCAACGATCAAATCGTGCTCAGCGTCAGCGATAACGGCGGTGGCATTCCGCTTGCGCATCAGTCGCAGGTGTTCAAGCCCTTCTTCACCACCAAGCTGGGCGAAGGCGGCAGCGGCCTGGGCCTGCATCTGGTCCACACCCTGGTGAGCAATGTGCTGGGCGGCAGCATCGAGCTGCGCAGCACGCCGGGTCAGGGCACGGTGTTCACACTGAATCTGCCCCGGCGCGCGCCGCAGGCTTGA
- a CDS encoding methyl-accepting chemotaxis protein: protein MTSLSIKTKLWLPIIALALIVALIIAATFARAQSQQAKVSTGQATQQQVFELALRWRGLTETNAVRTTAGILSSDPNVAATFKPEIASTTAAISEIQKQLEALADDASEKAAMALIAQRRSAYIDVRTEVGKLKAAGDMPAAIAALNSRMLPAVSAYLDAQQAFVKLETERSQAVRDTAAADRMRTLWTVSGVMSAIVIGLAISTYFMVRSITTPLTRLARQAERIGGGDLSGNIEVNRTDEIGEVQRSLSSMQDGLNRVVSEVRVSADSIQTASTEIASGNLDLSQRTEQTASNLQQAATAMTELTGTVRHSADNAATAKQLAGNAADVAQRGGEVVGQVVSTMDEINTSSRKISEIIGVIDGIAFQTNILALNAAVEAARAGEQGRGFAVVAGEVRSLAQRSAEAAREIKALIGASVERVETGARLVQAAGSTMTEIVASVGKVGDIISEIRASTEEQSEGIGAVNGSVGQLDQMTQQNAALVEESAAAAESLREQAKKLAGLVSGFKLHA from the coding sequence ATGACCTCACTCTCCATCAAGACCAAGCTGTGGTTGCCCATCATCGCCCTGGCCCTGATCGTGGCGCTGATCATTGCCGCCACCTTCGCGCGCGCGCAGTCGCAGCAAGCCAAGGTGAGCACCGGCCAGGCGACGCAGCAACAGGTGTTTGAGCTGGCCCTGCGCTGGCGCGGCTTGACCGAGACCAATGCCGTCCGCACCACGGCCGGCATTTTGAGCAGCGACCCCAATGTGGCCGCCACCTTCAAGCCCGAAATTGCCAGCACCACGGCGGCGATTTCCGAGATTCAAAAGCAACTGGAAGCCTTGGCAGATGACGCCAGCGAGAAGGCCGCGATGGCCTTGATCGCCCAGCGGCGCAGCGCTTACATCGACGTACGCACCGAGGTCGGAAAGCTCAAGGCCGCAGGCGATATGCCGGCGGCCATCGCGGCGCTGAACTCACGCATGCTGCCCGCCGTCAGCGCCTATTTGGACGCCCAGCAGGCCTTCGTCAAGCTGGAGACCGAGCGTTCACAAGCCGTGCGCGATACCGCCGCGGCGGACCGCATGCGCACGCTCTGGACGGTGTCGGGGGTGATGAGCGCCATCGTCATCGGCTTGGCGATTTCAACCTACTTTATGGTCCGCTCCATCACCACGCCGCTGACCCGACTGGCACGCCAGGCCGAACGCATCGGCGGCGGCGACCTCAGCGGCAATATCGAGGTGAACCGCACGGACGAGATCGGCGAGGTGCAGCGCTCGCTCAGCAGCATGCAAGACGGCCTGAACCGCGTGGTGAGTGAAGTGCGCGTTAGCGCCGACAGCATCCAGACCGCCAGCACCGAGATCGCCTCCGGCAATCTGGACCTGAGCCAACGCACCGAGCAGACGGCCTCCAATCTGCAACAAGCCGCCACCGCCATGACCGAGCTGACCGGCACGGTGCGCCACAGCGCCGACAACGCCGCCACCGCCAAGCAGCTCGCCGGCAATGCCGCCGATGTGGCGCAGCGCGGCGGCGAGGTGGTCGGGCAAGTGGTGTCGACCATGGACGAGATCAACACCAGCTCGCGCAAGATCAGCGAAATCATCGGCGTGATCGATGGCATCGCGTTTCAGACCAATATCCTGGCCCTGAATGCGGCCGTGGAAGCGGCCCGCGCGGGCGAGCAAGGGCGCGGCTTCGCGGTGGTGGCGGGCGAGGTGCGCTCACTGGCGCAACGCTCGGCCGAGGCTGCGCGTGAGATCAAGGCCTTGATCGGCGCCAGCGTCGAGCGGGTCGAAACCGGCGCCCGCCTGGTTCAAGCCGCCGGCAGCACCATGACGGAGATTGTGGCCAGCGTCGGCAAGGTCGGCGACATCATCAGCGAGATCCGCGCCAGCACCGAAGAGCAAAGCGAGGGCATTGGCGCCGTCAACGGCTCGGTCGGTCAGCTCGATCAGATGACGCAGCAGAACGCCGCCTTGGTCGAGGAAAGCGCGGCCGCCGCCGAATCCTTGCGCGAGCAGGCCAAGAAATTGGCCGGCCTGGTGAGCGGCTTCAAGCTGCATGCCTGA
- a CDS encoding SulP family inorganic anion transporter, whose protein sequence is MSSPQPAAAPASQARWRDLVAGLCVAGLLLPEAVAYAGLARLPVAHALTGMLVGLLLYALFGGSRFAIVSPTSSSATLAAAAVLTMPGFVGNAEHGHYVQALLALVLLAGVILCLLAWAKQGALSAFVSRPVLRGFAFALAVTIVIKQLPDALGLTLPAGVRHDPLQILAYVLSHPQQWHGLSVWVALAAGVGLALLRPWPRVPAALVVIVLAIAAAAGLDLRALGVAEVGAVDALRFSPSLPDLPVAEWLQLAELAFGLVVLLFAESWGSMRTLALAHGDRLEPNRELLVLGACNIGSALFQGMPVGAGFSACAANAAAGATSRWSGVAALGAIVLVLLFALPALHFLPRPVLAVAVIGALFHALKPAPLLALWRMNRDRTLMITAVAAVILFGVLHGMLAAIALSLVDALRRFSQPVVHELGELDDSRNYVTLGGGAQPKPGLLVLRPEEPLFFASAERVEAEVMGRVAPGDGIRTVILSLEESSDLDSTAVECLQELDQRLRACGKTLVLSRVKESVRELLQGWDPQGLGAPERMFWSVADAVQASLMAPAADAASVVRG, encoded by the coding sequence ATGTCCTCACCCCAGCCCGCTGCTGCGCCTGCCTCGCAAGCACGTTGGCGTGATCTGGTGGCCGGCCTGTGCGTGGCCGGCCTGCTTTTGCCCGAGGCGGTGGCTTATGCGGGCCTGGCGCGGCTGCCGGTGGCCCATGCCTTGACGGGTATGTTGGTGGGCTTGCTGCTGTACGCCTTGTTCGGCGGCAGCCGTTTCGCCATCGTGTCCCCCACCTCGTCCAGCGCCACCTTGGCGGCAGCCGCCGTTCTGACCATGCCAGGCTTTGTGGGCAACGCTGAGCATGGGCATTATGTCCAGGCCCTGCTGGCGCTGGTGCTCTTGGCAGGGGTGATTCTGTGTCTGCTGGCCTGGGCCAAGCAGGGAGCTTTATCGGCCTTTGTGTCACGGCCAGTGCTGCGCGGCTTTGCCTTCGCGCTGGCCGTCACCATCGTCATCAAGCAATTGCCTGATGCGCTGGGCCTGACCCTGCCCGCGGGCGTGCGGCACGATCCTTTGCAAATCTTGGCCTATGTGTTGAGCCATCCTCAGCAGTGGCATGGGCTCAGCGTGTGGGTGGCCTTGGCGGCGGGTGTGGGTCTTGCCCTTCTCAGGCCCTGGCCGCGGGTGCCGGCTGCCTTGGTGGTGATTGTGCTGGCCATCGCGGCGGCTGCCGGGCTGGACTTGCGTGCGCTTGGCGTGGCCGAGGTGGGCGCAGTGGATGCCTTGCGTTTTTCCCCGAGCTTGCCCGATCTGCCGGTGGCGGAATGGCTGCAATTGGCCGAGCTGGCCTTCGGCCTAGTGGTACTGCTGTTTGCCGAATCCTGGGGCAGCATGCGCACTCTGGCCTTGGCGCATGGAGACCGGCTGGAGCCCAATCGCGAGCTGCTGGTGCTGGGCGCTTGCAATATCGGTTCGGCCTTGTTCCAGGGCATGCCGGTGGGCGCGGGCTTCTCGGCCTGCGCCGCCAATGCGGCGGCTGGGGCGACCAGCCGTTGGTCCGGCGTGGCCGCCCTGGGCGCCATCGTGCTGGTGCTGCTGTTCGCGTTGCCGGCTCTGCACTTCCTGCCCCGGCCGGTGTTGGCGGTGGCGGTGATTGGGGCGCTCTTCCATGCCCTCAAGCCCGCGCCCTTGCTGGCGCTGTGGCGCATGAATCGTGACCGCACCCTGATGATCACCGCGGTGGCGGCGGTGATTCTGTTTGGCGTCTTGCACGGCATGTTGGCGGCGATTGCGCTCTCGCTGGTGGATGCTTTGCGGCGCTTCAGCCAGCCGGTGGTGCATGAGTTGGGCGAGCTGGACGACAGCCGCAACTACGTCACCCTGGGCGGCGGCGCCCAGCCCAAACCCGGCCTGCTGGTGTTGCGCCCCGAGGAGCCGCTGTTCTTTGCCAGCGCCGAGCGGGTGGAGGCCGAGGTGATGGGCCGGGTGGCGCCGGGCGACGGCATACGCACCGTGATCCTCAGTCTGGAGGAAAGTTCGGATCTGGACAGCACGGCGGTTGAGTGCCTGCAGGAGCTGGATCAACGCCTGAGGGCCTGCGGCAAGACTCTGGTGCTGTCGCGCGTGAAAGAGTCTGTGCGCGAGTTGCTGCAGGGCTGGGACCCGCAAGGCCTGGGCGCGCCCGAGCGCATGTTCTGGAGCGTGGCCGATGCGGTGCAGGCGAGTTTGATGGCGCCTGCTGCCGATGCAGCTTCAGTTGTTAGGGGCTAA
- a CDS encoding potassium channel family protein translates to MPHRKASLLNTRSWGLARPSPLNPAAARTERAWRWPVLIALFATIPAFYIELLENLPTPLAQAIYFAAAAIMCTSLWRVGRHVSHPRQYLRSNGLDVLLVLGLLTAALIAPSAHSNLALAVRLFVSMLTLVRMVWALKSWVTRGGLGYLLTLALLVLGFCGVGFWALEPRAHDLGDGLWLAFTTAATVGYGDIVPTTPAAKIFAVFVVLLGYAVLSLVTAAIAAMWVESSERHMEQDILRDMHAQLRTVHEELAALREELAKK, encoded by the coding sequence ATGCCGCACCGCAAAGCCTCCCTCCTCAACACCCGCAGCTGGGGCTTGGCCCGACCTTCGCCGCTGAATCCGGCGGCAGCGCGGACCGAGCGTGCTTGGCGCTGGCCGGTGCTGATCGCCTTGTTCGCCACCATTCCGGCCTTCTACATCGAGCTGCTGGAGAACCTGCCCACCCCCCTGGCGCAGGCCATTTACTTCGCGGCGGCGGCCATCATGTGCACCTCGCTGTGGCGGGTCGGCCGCCACGTCAGCCACCCACGCCAATACCTGCGCAGCAATGGCCTGGACGTGCTCTTGGTGCTGGGCTTGCTGACGGCGGCCTTGATCGCGCCCAGCGCGCACTCCAATCTGGCTTTGGCGGTGCGCCTGTTCGTGTCCATGCTGACCCTGGTACGCATGGTCTGGGCGCTAAAAAGCTGGGTCACGCGCGGTGGCCTGGGCTATTTGCTCACGCTGGCATTGCTGGTGCTGGGCTTTTGTGGGGTGGGCTTTTGGGCTCTGGAGCCGCGCGCCCACGACCTCGGCGACGGCCTTTGGCTGGCTTTCACCACCGCGGCCACGGTGGGCTATGGCGACATCGTGCCGACCACACCGGCGGCCAAAATCTTCGCCGTGTTCGTGGTCCTGCTGGGCTACGCGGTGCTGTCGCTGGTGACGGCCGCCATCGCCGCGATGTGGGTGGAAAGCTCCGAGCGGCATATGGAGCAAGACATCTTGCGCGATATGCATGCGCAGCTGCGCACGGTGCACGAAGAATTGGCGGCGCTGCGCGAAGAGCTCGCCAAGAAATAA
- a CDS encoding type III pantothenate kinase: MSFLAIDIGNTRLKWALYASPQPGAALLAHGAVFLENIEQLADSDWRDLPAPHSVLGCNVAGDAMRRRVEEQLELWEVEPRWVVASSHAAGVSNGYDFPGRLGVDRFVALIGARWHVLNRCGAELPPRAALVVMIGTAVTVDALDETGRFLGGLILPGHGIMLRALEGGTAGLRVPTGEVRDFPTNTSDALTSGGTYAITGAIERMHRHLQKRVGHVPLTLMTGGAGWKVSPTLEIAHELVDSLIFEGMLALQSHRLAL, from the coding sequence ATGAGCTTTTTGGCCATCGACATCGGTAATACCCGCCTCAAGTGGGCACTGTACGCTTCGCCGCAGCCGGGCGCAGCCTTGCTGGCGCATGGGGCGGTATTTCTTGAGAACATCGAGCAACTGGCCGACAGTGACTGGCGCGACCTGCCCGCGCCGCACAGCGTGCTGGGCTGCAATGTGGCGGGCGACGCGATGCGCCGGCGGGTCGAGGAGCAGCTGGAACTCTGGGAGGTGGAGCCGCGCTGGGTGGTGGCCAGCAGCCATGCCGCTGGCGTCAGCAATGGCTACGACTTCCCCGGCCGCCTGGGGGTGGACCGCTTTGTGGCCCTGATCGGTGCGCGCTGGCATGTGCTGAACCGCTGCGGCGCTGAGCTGCCGCCCCGTGCCGCCCTGGTGGTGATGATTGGCACCGCGGTGACGGTGGATGCGCTGGACGAGACCGGCCGCTTTCTCGGTGGCCTGATCCTGCCCGGGCACGGCATCATGTTGCGCGCGCTGGAAGGCGGCACCGCCGGCCTGCGTGTGCCCACCGGCGAGGTGCGCGACTTCCCCACCAACACCTCGGACGCCCTGACCAGCGGCGGCACTTACGCCATCACCGGCGCGATCGAGCGCATGCACCGCCATCTGCAAAAGCGTGTTGGCCATGTGCCGCTAACGCTGATGACCGGCGGCGCTGGCTGGAAGGTGTCACCGACGCTGGAGATTGCGCATGAGTTGGTGGACTCGCTGATCTTCGAGGGCATGCTGGCCCTGCAGTCGCACCGGCTGGCCTTGTAA